Part of the Triticum urartu cultivar G1812 chromosome 2, Tu2.1, whole genome shotgun sequence genome, ttttcaaagaaagtaCTGAGGTTGCGGTATTCACCCCCCCAGTCTGACTGTACATGAATGATTTTATGATCTAGGAGTCTCTCAACATGTGCTTGAAATTGTAAAAACACATTAAACACATCAGACTTATGCTTAAGAAGATAAATCCAGGTAAAGCGACTATAAGCATCAATGAAACTGACATAATATTCGTGCCCACTAACGGACAGCTGGGCAGGACCCCATACATCTAaaaacacaagctcaagaggagTTTTGACTATATGTGTAGAAACAGAAAAAGGTAACTGATGACTCTTGCCTTGCTGGTAGGCATCACAGACAGCGGCATCTTTATTACTAGACTCGGACGGTAGCTCATGACGATGGAGGACATGGCGAACAATGGGAGATGCTGGGTGACCAAGACGAGAGTGCCATAGTGATGGAGACACACGAACGCCACTGAAGACTTGGAACGCAGCAGCAGGAGCGGGAACGTCGGTGGGGGCATCAAGAGCATATAGACCATGGCGGTAGCAACCTCTAAGAAGTATGTTCCTCGTAGCACGATCCTTAACAAAGAGATGAAACGGGTGAAACTCACAGAAAACATTATTATCCTGTGTAACTTTAGGAACAGAGAGTAAATTACGTGCAACTGTAGGAACACGAAGAGCATTTCTACGATGCAATGTCCTAGAGGTGTTTGTGAGAAGTGATGCCTGACCAACATGCGAAATGTGCATACCTGCCCCGTTAGCTGTGTGAACCTTGTCATGCCCACGGTAAGGCTGCTGGACAGTTAGCTTGCCCAGCTCGTTCGTGATGTGCGTGGTTGCTCCAGTATCCATGTACCAAGAAGGATCAACAGGATAAGAAGGGGTGTGACCCTGTTGCGCCATGTTAACTTGACGCTCGTTGCGCTTGCCATTATTGCCGAGGCCAAGGAAGTCCGTCTCGAACCGGCGATGACAACGAGAGGCGACATGGCGAGGCAGGCCACAGAGCTGACATGGCTGAGCCGCACCACAGGCGGTACAGCAGGCGCAGGCGCGGCCGTCAACGACGACTACCGGGGCACCAGAACGCGGGGCCTGCTGCTGTTGTGCCGAGGGCGCACCACCACCAGACTTGCCCCCTCCTCTCGAGGAAGCTGCAGAGGGGCCACGGCCACCGCCTTTGCCGCGGTACACGGCGTTGACGGAGGAGTCGATGGAGACGTCGGGGCGGTGCGCGTTGAGCCGTTGCTCCGTTGACAAGAGACGGTTGTAGAGTTCCTGAGGACGAAGAGGCTCCTTGCGTTCATTAATCACCTCGGCAAGCGAGTCGTAGTCGCTGTCGAGGCCGGCTAGGATGAAGGATGTGAACTCGCTATCACGAAGGGGCTCTCCAATGGAAGCAAGAGTGTCAGCCAACTTCTTGATCTTGTTGTAGAAGGTGGTCACCGTACCATTGTCCTTGCGAGTTACACCAAGCTTGGCACAGATGGCCATGGATTGAGCAGTAGACTGAGATGAGAAACTCGACTCCAGGATGTCCCACACCTCATGAGAGGACGAGCCCGGCCACACCCTCACCCGGAGAAGACTGGATGGCTGAGAGGATGGCTTGGTCCTGAGCGATCCATGCACTGAACATCAGATGATGTGGCGGTGGACATGGCAGTGTACCGTTGACGAACCCCTCCAAGTAATGGCTGCGAAGGAGAGGAAGCACCTGAGCACACCAATATAGATAATTGTCCGGTTTAAGCTTCACCGGAAGGAGGTGCGAGAATAAAAACGGCGGCGAGGAGATCGCGGCCAAAGCAGCTTCGGCATCCACGTATGGCGTCAGAGAGGGCATTGGTGCAGATAGTGCCGCAGCCGGTGCGTACAGGTGCGAGGGGCCGTACGGGAAGGGCGCCCCATAGGGCGGCGGAGCCGGGTACGCGCCCTGGCCAGGGTACGCACCATAGGAAGGACGCGCAGGTGGCGACGGGCCGTACGGCGCCGCGTACAGTGGGTAGCCGCCGTGATTGGCATGGGCGGCATCGGCAACAGTAGGGCCGACTGCGGTGTAGATGGAGGCAGCCGGAGTAGGCGCGATCGCACGCATCTGGTGCGATACGGTAGGTGGTGGCGGCGCGGGCACAAGGGAGTGCACGGCagccggcggcggcgacggttgCTGGGACCGGGCCGAAGCAGCAGGCGATGAAGAGGAGGCGCCGGCGTACAGCGAAGACACCGGGCCGGCGAAGAGAGACCCCGCCGATTGAGTCTGTAGGGGGCCGAGCGATCCGTCTGTCGTGTAGGGCGCAGTCCCGACGTTGAGGAGACGCGCGAGGGACGGCGGGAGGAACGAGTGATCCATGTGGGCGGGGGCCGGCGGCAGAAGGGCGGGGAAGGAAACCGCGGTGCCGGCGGTGCttgaggcggtggcggcggctggtGGCGGAGGCGGAGCGGAAGACATTAGATCGTTAGGTCGGATACCATATTAGACAAGGGTTTTAGGGTTTGTGACACACCTTCAAACATGGAGTGACCTTTCCATTATATAGTGATGTACAACATAATTATAAATGGGGCCCAGTATATACAGAGTCTAACACTCAACCCGCACCGTGCTGGACACTACTAAATAAACTACACTGTTCAGGTCGTTTCTTGCCGTGTTCAGTACTTCAGTTAACAGACGGACCCGTTAGTCGTCAAAAAAGTTTGCATGGTGGTGCAGGAGTAGCACACAGTCTTTGCAAGAAATCTCGCACTCCCCACCAACTTTGCATTGTTCGGCGGTGAATTACATGCAGCACTGAGTACTGACCATCGATAAAGCACCGGTTCGATAGGCATCGCACGCACAAAGATCTCGCAATCTCGCGGTTTATAGGAATACGGAAACAAGATGCATTGCACCCAAGTCGGCAAGTGCATAAAGCAGCGCTTTCCATCGTTAGAAAACTGCATTCCTGCCTGTCGATGAGTGATCATCGGTAAAACGGAGAAGAAACCGGTCTCTTCGCGCACACGCCTCGCGCCCTGAACGAGCCCCATTGGCTCGACCAAACACTAAACAAGCGCCGGTTGGTAAGGTGGCTGATTCATCGTGACGGGTCCAAATCAATCTCGCTGGAGTGCTATATAAACCCACGGCTCCAATCCTATATCTAGTCACATCCGAGTATCATCTCATCACTAGCTGACATTGGTACAAAGTGTTAATTTGCGACTAGCTTGATTCTTGAGATTTTGAGAACATGGCGGCGCCTCTTCTTTGCTTCGCCGTCGTGGCCGCGGCGGCTTTCGCCGGCGCGTCGGGGCAGGAGCTCACCGCGGACTACTACGACGAGGCGTGCCCGCAGGCGCTCTCGGCCATCAAGCTCGTCGTCGGTGCGGCCATCGTCAAGGAGCCGAGGATGGGCGCCTCCCTCGTCCGGCTGCACTTCCACGACTGCTTCGTCAACGTACGTGAGCTTGATCGTTGAATTACTTCATTCATGTTCATCGATCGCATGTTCCAGACGTTTTTGTGTCCAATCTTTTCAGGGCTGCGACGGCTCCATTCTGCTGGACGACACCGAGGGCATGGTCGGGGAGAAGACGTCCAAGGCCAACAACATGTCGGTGAGAGGGTTCGGCGTCATCGACGCCATCAAGACCGCCGTCAACACGGCGTGCCTGGGGAATGTCGTCTCCTGCGCCGACATCCTCGCTGTTGCCGCTCGCGACTCCATTGTTGCAGTAAGCTCACTGTTAGCTTTTTTCTCTACCTTGTTTCTGTAAGAGCTTGCATGCAAATCGTCAATGGAGTGTAGCAGCGACGAGCACTAACCGTAAGATAAGAAATAGTATTGTAAGGAGTCCACTTTACGAGCAGTATCTTCGACCTAACCGCACCTTGCCGACCACGTCATTTCGTGAAGAAAATGATGTTTTTCGGATAAGTTCAGCTCTCCCTCTCTTCTTTGTAACAACTTGCAGCACCCCTTTTTATCCGACGAAATTGACCCATGGCACTACTGTGTAACATTTGACTTGGTCCGGCCAGAATGGCAACGTGACATGACTGGCTCGTGTTGCAGCTTGGGGGAAGCTCGTACGACGTGCTCCTGGGCCGGCGGGACGCGACGACGGCGAGCATCGACGACGCGGACGACACCATCCCGAACCCGTTCATGGACCTGCCGGAGCTGCTCGCCAACTTCCAGGCCCAGGGCCTGTCGCTCCGGGACCTGGTCGTGCTCTCGGGCGCCCACACGCTCGGCTACTCCCGCTGCGTCTTCTACCGCGACCGCCTCTACAACGAGACCGGCAGCCTGGACCCGACCTACGCGGCGGCGCTGGACGAGCGGTGCCCGCCCGCCGGCGACGATGAGGCGCTGGCGTCGCTGGACGACACGCCGACGACCGTGGACACGGACTACTACCAGGGCATCACGCAGGGGCGCGCGCTGCTGCACACGGACCAGCAGCTGTACCTGGGAGACGGGGGCGACAGCGACGCGCTGGTGCAGTACTACGCCGAGAGCCCGGACAAGTTCTGGGCGGACTTCGGCGCAGCGATGCTCAAGCTGGGCGGCCTGAGCCCGCTCACCGGCCAGGACGGCGAGGTCAGGGAGGACTGCAGGGTGGTGAACCAGGGGTGATCAGATTGCTGCTGGCACGCGCTCGCGGAAACGATGGCACGATAGAGCTGGCGTGGTGCTTTTGGGAGCAGAGTGTTCTGCTTTGCGTGTAGTACTTTCTTGATTTTGTCACGGTTTCGTTGGCATGTACGTGTATAAACCGTTTTTGTTGGAGCTGCAAGATTgttattttttttagaaaaacgaACAATGATCCTAACTTTAAATTAACAAAACCATCACCCACCAAAAATTACATCAACAATGGACCACATCGGCCAAAGGATGCAAGGGAGCATCCTAAGAATCTTACGACTCAACGTAGAATACAAGCTCGAGAAGAAAAGATTGAAGAACATTGCTTGTATACGCCAAAGATCGCAGCAAAAACACGCGCCAAGGATGAGGACCTGCCTAAATAAAATATAGTTAAGGACTTTGGCTGGCTCAAAGTGTGGAGGAGTCCAAACATCTCCCTTCGCTCTCGCCGCAAAGGGACCCTTCCGTCTCGCCTTGGCTCGAAAGGTGTTGTATCAACGGGCCTGAGAGACACTTGCCCTAGAGCAGGATAGGTGTTCGCCTCATGACCTGGAACAACCGCAGACCGCAACCACCTTAGACATGAGCACACCACATCTGCCACACTGTTGCAACCTAGGACACCTGAAAACAGCAGGAAAGCCACCAGGAGCATCCACTGAAGAAGAGTCATCAAGGACATCGATTGGAGGCCACAAAACGTGGACGAGCAAGGGTCGGCGGCCGTTGAGAAAGAGAACTGGGAGTCCACACCAGGGACGCATTGCTACTGCCGAGAAGGGGAAccctattgagggagtcctggattagggtgagggagtcctggattagggggtgtccggatggccggactataccttcagccggactcctgaactatgaagatacaagattgaagacttcgtcccgtgttcggaagggacttttcttggcgtggaaggcaagcttggcgatacggatatgcagatctcctaccattgtaaccgactttgtgtaaccctaaccctctccggtgtctatataaaccggagggttttagtccgtaggacaacatacacaacaacaatcataccataggctaacttctagggtttagcctctccgatctcgtggtagatctactcttgtactacccatatcatcaatattaatcaagcaggccGTAGGGTTTTGTCTCCAtcgagagggtccgaacctgggtaaaacttcgtgtcccttgcctcctgttaccatccggcctagacgcacagttcgggaccccctacccgagatccgccggttttgacaccgacattggtgctttcattgagagttcctctgtgtcatcgctgtcaggcttgatggctcctacgatcatcaatggcgatgcagtccagggtgataccttcctccccggacaaatcttcatcttcggcggcttcgcactgcgggccaactcacttggacatctggagcagatcgaaagctatgcccctagccgtcaggtcagatttggaagtttaaactacacggctgacatccgccaTGATCTACCTCTGCCCCCAAACAatgccttggaggccgcacccacatcggctccaacccttaattcggagtcaaccgcgccgatcgaggatgggtgatTGGACGCCGccttgggggctgcgatcccaagggcgattgagccgaacaccagccccgcactccgcgagactcgtgactccaaggagccggactcctctccggaccccgaaccctccgcgcccctgccgatcgaatctgattgggcgctgatcatggagtttactgccgcggacatctttcagcacttgccttttggcgatattctaAAGACACTggagtctctctctttatcaggagagccctggccagactacggtcagcaaggttgggattccgacgatgaagaaattcaaaactcacccaccacccactttgtagccactgtcgacgacttaacagACATGCtggacttcgactccgaagacatcgacggtatggacgccgatgaaggagacgatgaagaaccagcgcctatcaggccctggaaagccaccttgtCATAATTTTGTATCACCCCATTCGGCTATGAATTTTATTTTGCATTCTCTTACCGATGTCATTGGATGAGAAACTATACTTGCATCGGTTTGCTaagaagattttaaccttggcttTAAGTTTCTGAAACGAAAATAGTTAGAACATACATGTCTCAACAAAACAAATACGATgattgatgaagctatgtacctaggataggggcatggacctgtcctaagtaccctacccaaggacatccctagaagaagtcacgacatccctagaagaagtcacctttcaatcgacttggaggtatcccactcgacagattcaagacactcgaccatgaagcaatcactcgaccaaattccaaccactcgactgccaggagatctaaagtcatcctgcacgcaaacggtcggtcattaagtagcttttatggtcatcatagcactttattaggggcgttaccagtaacccccagtcttaatgtactttaaaccttgcattactgagagctggaggggcctggcgaactctatataagccacccccctcctcagtatcaagggttggcacccatgttattcatacacacataattcagtcgaccgccttcgggcactgagacgtagggctgttacttcctccgagaagggcctgaactcgtaatcctcgtgtgcttacaactcctccatagctaagatctagcctctccatacataccccctacatcactgtcagagttagaaccacgacagttggcgcccaccgtggggctaggagtcttagcgcctagtttgagaagttgcgattttttccgatctccttgatcatggtttcgggcggagctttggtggagggccgcgagatccgtctcggcgcgctcacgttcatcgccgacgactccgcttggcttcaggaggctccactcgatgTCGACGTGCTCCCCGTCCGCGgagcgacgcactttcgcgcatgcgtccgtggtgtcctcctgcggcagccgtcgacccagtatcggtcggctcccgtggcatctccccgccctgtttctcgccggcgcaagcgctccggtcggttgaggcttcagaggtgggtgaggcatgcggtggcctgccagtcggccaccccacaagtcgcggcagtcgagcccgacgaatccctctacggcatgttcgacctgtcgactgtctccgtagagaccgcatccgaatgcgacagcagtgacccagctgcagaggttctggtgatcgatgggccacacagtcctcccggtttcccccgcgctgacggaggcgcggatgggggcgacccgtcgcgtcctcacgaggagtatctccccgagcctctcacgtcgttgcagcgggaggaacttcgccgccggaacatggatgcactccacactcctatcgttggagaaacc contains:
- the LOC125540981 gene encoding peroxidase P7-like — its product is MAAPLLCFAVVAAAAFAGASGQELTADYYDEACPQALSAIKLVVGAAIVKEPRMGASLVRLHFHDCFVNGCDGSILLDDTEGMVGEKTSKANNMSVRGFGVIDAIKTAVNTACLGNVVSCADILAVAARDSIVALGGSSYDVLLGRRDATTASIDDADDTIPNPFMDLPELLANFQAQGLSLRDLVVLSGAHTLGYSRCVFYRDRLYNETGSLDPTYAAALDERCPPAGDDEALASLDDTPTTVDTDYYQGITQGRALLHTDQQLYLGDGGDSDALVQYYAESPDKFWADFGAAMLKLGGLSPLTGQDGEVREDCRVVNQG